The genomic segment TATCTGATGAATAAAGCACAACAGGCGAAACCAATCGTGTCGCTGATCGTGCTGAACGAAGAGACCATCGGTCTAAAAAACTTTTGGGGGTTTCTCGTCCGCCAGATGTTGGCGGCACGTCTGAATCACCCTCATTGGCCGACAATCTTCGTTGAGGCGATGGCGATCTTGGTGGTGATGTGGATTTTACTTCCCTTGTCGATCATGGAAGGGACTTCGAGCCTCGCCTGGTGGTGTGCCGGGGCGGTGATCTACGATGGGATTGTCCTCGCGACGATTGGTCACTTTGAATGGCTTGTGCGTCGTCATCTCTGGCAATCGCGGGATCAGCGAGTATCCCCGATTGACTGGAAGCGATTCTGTCTGGCGCCGATCGGGCTGAGTTTAACAGGATTCATTTATCCACTTGCGGTGCTGTCGGCTGTTTCAGCCACTCGTCACGAATGGCGAGGTATCGTCTATCGAATTGAACGGCGAGGAGTTTCGACGTTGTATGAGCGTGAGGCATTCAATTCGCTGCCAGCAAATCAATTCGAATCGGTCTGATCCTCTCGAGTCCAGAAATGCCGTTATAGGCAGTCGTTCCCGTCCGAATACGTGTGCAACCTCGTAGCGACAAGCGATTGGGGGCGGTCCGAAACGCGAGCACCATGACTATCGCGGGATGCGACCAAATCGCGGCGGATCGTTTGGTTCGTCGTCGGTAATTCCGTGCTTTTTCAACTTGCTGAAGTACGTGCTCCGCGGCAGGCCCAGGCGTTTTGCGGCCTTGGTTTTGTTGCCTCCGCACTGGTGCAGCGCATCGAGCAACAGTTGTCGCTCGGCATCAGGGTCGTCGTCGTTCCAGACGGTGACCGGGACAGCATCAAGGTCGTTAAGGCGGCGGAACGGCTCTTGTCGATGGCTAGGTTGCAACGATCCTGTCGCGTTCTGAATGTCGAAGGGCAGGTCGGTCAGTTCGACGGTGTCGCTTTCGGCGAGCACGACGGCGCGTTCAATGACGTTCTGCAGTTCACGAACATTGCCGGGCCAGGAATACCGCATCAAGGCATTCAAGGCTTCGTCATCGAACCGCGCGATGCGTTTGCCATCGCGCGTCGACGCCGATTTGAGGAAGGAAACGGAGAGGTCCAGGATGTCTTCGGGGCGTTCACGCAGCGGCGGCAGTACCACGCTGATGACATTCAATCGATAGTAAAGGTCTTCACGAAATTTGCCTTCGGCGATCAACCGTTCCAGGTTCTGGTGAGTGGCGGCGATGAGACGGACATCGACTTGAATCGTATGCGAACCCCCGACGGGCTCGAATTCTCGCTGCTGTAGGACGCGTAGCAGCTTGACCTGTGTTTCGGCCGAGATGTCACCGATTTCGTCGAGGAACAACGTTCCGCCGTGTGCCAGTTCGAATCGCCCCTGTTTATCGCTGTGGGCACCGGTGAATGAGCCTTTCACATGGCCGAACAGTTCACTTTCCAGCAGGCCCGATGACAGTGCGGCGCAGTGGACGCTGACCAGTGGGCCATTGCGCCGCGGGCTGTTTTCATGGATCGCCTTGGCGAGAAGTTCCTTGCCGGTGCCGCTTTCACCCCGAACAAGAACGCTCGATTCGCTGGGCGCGACTTTCCGTACCATATCCAGAACGCGACTGATTGCCGAACCGCGTCCGATGATCGCCTCCCGACGAAATTCAACGACCGGAATCGAAGGCGTGTCGACGCGATTGGTGGTCAGTTCTGCCTGCAGCATGGCAATCTGTTGCCGTTGCTGTGAGATCTGATCGACCTTCGATCGCAGTTCTTCGTTCAGGTGCTTCAGATTCTGGTGCACATTCGCGCTGTGCAGTGCGATCCCCGTAATCTGTCCGAGAGCCGTCAAGAATGTCAGATCCTCGGCCGAATACATCAGTCCGCTTTGCTTGCCGCCCAGAACGACGACACCGGTGATTTCACCATTGGTCTCCAAGGCGTGGATCAAATCCCCCTTCACCTGGCGCAGCAGGCTTTGGATGGGGGTCAGGCTGTCGCGCGAGCCCGATGTCACGCGTTGCAGAGTTGGGTCGCTTTGAAGGGCCTCACAGAACTCATCCGGTGCGGTAAACTGCAATGGCATTCCTGCCGAATCGCCGGTGGCACCCGCCAATCGGAAGTTCGTTGATCGGGCATCACGCAGATAGATGGCGGCGAGTTCCGGTTGCAACACATCCTGGCACGACGACAGCATGCGTTCGGTCAGAAAATCGACGTCGGCAAGTCGCCCGACGGCCTGATTCATGCGTTGCAGGGTCTTGTCCAGGCGGTATTTTTCGCGAAAGAATCGCCGGTCGACAAACATCTGCCAAGAGTCGCGAAGCCAGATCAGCAAGATCACGGCCAGCATCATGATGCCGGCGATGACCCACGTCTGTTGTTCCAACGCGTGAGGCTTGCGAACGGCGAGCGTTCCGGATGCGATCAGGAACGCAACCGTCCCCGTGGCGCCGTAGCTCAGGACGTAGTACGACATCCCGCGATTCACGATCTGGTCGACTAGCATCAACTTGTAGCGGACGATCCCGACTGCATAAGCGACCATGAAAACCAGACTCGCCAAGAACATCGGCCAACGTCCGCCACCCAGGACGAAGTTCTCTCGATCGAAGAAGGCGAGATACATCGAGTAGCCGATAAAGACCGACGCGGCGCAGCCGGCGCGCAGAATCCACCGAACCTGATTTCGCTCAATCGGATTTCGAGTCGTCAGCCAGCTGTGGGTGAGGGCGACAAGTGCCACGACGAAATAAAGGGCGGCCAGACAGATGTACGAGTAAATCCCTGCTCGCAGCCACGTCAGGAGTGCTAATTTGACGTCGGCGTTATTGCCGCTGCTTTCCATCAGCAGCCAAAGAAATCCATCCACGATGAAGAAGGCGACAATGGTCATGACGGGGATCGCGTAGATCGCGGCGATCACCGAACGTGGCCAGAGCGTCAACGGTGGTTTCGGGCGCGGATAGACCAGGAAAAAGTGCAGAATCACCGCAGGCAAAAGCACTCCGCAGATGACGAAGGGCAAGTTCAACCAGAAGTTGCTGCCCAGGGTCCACCAGTGAAAACCTCCGACAAACGCCGCCAGCGTCACGGTGCACATCGCGAAGAATAGTCGGGCGGCATCGTCAAAGGGACGGTTCCAGAATGCCACCGCGCTGACGGAGAAAATCAGCAGTTCCAACAGGAACCAGACCAGAGTCAAGCTGACTTCGCGAATCGGAACGGACTGGACTTTCACATCCGTTTTCTGAATCTGCCCCGTCGATTTCTGCAGAAACTCAATGGGAACATGTCCCGGCGATTCAAATCCATTCAGACTCCAGCGTTCGACCCCCAGGTCGTAGTCACCACTTCGCAGTGCGGATTCCTCACGCATGAAGTCGAGCGACGTGTTGATCGGATGCCCTTTGATCGACAAAAGCACATCGTGTGCAACGGGGGTCGGCTTTCCACCCCGCACCATCAACCCCGTGGTTTGCTCGATCACAATCCCGGTCTTATTTTCGGGGACGTTGACGAGCAGGAATCGCATCCGCAGGTCAGGAGCCGTCACCACGAAAACCATTGCCAGAACGCAATAGCCTACGATCATGCCCGCAAGGCTCGCGAGGATCCACCGAATTGCCAAGCTTACCTGTTCCATTGATCGTCCGATCTCGATTTCGGCGCCGAACTTTTGCGTTTCGGCGCCGTCGTGACGTTTTTCCGGTTTCGGCGCGCGCCGAAACACGCGTCGTCTCGAATGTCATGATTGCGTCGGCGCTCAGTAAATACAATGGTTTTCTGAGATTGTCCGAGAAATTCAAGCGCCGAATTCCGTTTGGCACGGCGAATGCGAAGTATAAATCTCGTCTTCGACACATTTCGAAGGCACTGATCTTTCCCAGCCCGAACCCCCAGTGAACAAGTCTGATTTTGTTTGTGAACTGCATGGCTTCCACTTTGAGCAGTCTCTGACCCACTCTGCTCCCGGTTCCCACTCGCCAGTACACCCAACGCAAGCTTAGTCAGTGTTCTCTGGGGGTTCTTTTTGATTCACGGAGTAGGAGCAGGAGGCCGTCGCCCTCAAGGATGGGGGCGGTTTTCCGTCCACAACTCGAATCGTTACGAAAACGAGCAACCTGCGCTTCGGCGCGAGTTGCTCGTTTTTTCGTTTCTAGCTGTTGCTCGGGTGTCAGGTGCCGCTCTGGTATGAAGTCGCGCCGTTTCCGATCGTGGAATGCCTTCTCGGGTTGACAGACTCGGTCTTGAAGACCGAAGGGGCGTCGGGGGGTTCGAATTCACCGTCTGATTTCTCTATGATCGACGTGTCCAAGTGAGCTTGAACATCGGCCTCATATTTCGGTGCGTTCTGTCTTCAGAGGTGGCAATTTATGGCGTTATCTGGTTTTCCGTATCGTGTGCGGCGCGTGATTCAAGGCGCGATCGTGAAGTCGATTGCGCAAGTGGCGCTTGTCTGCGGTCTCTTCGCGTCGGCTTACCCGGGTTCGGTCGGGTCTGCGGCGGAAGGATCGGCGATGGTCGATCTGACGCAGGCCGTCGTGGTGGCTCCTGATGACCTTTCCCCGCGCGAGAAGAAAGCGGTGATGATGCTGGTCGAGGAGGTTCGTAAGCGTTCGATGGTTCACTGGACGCGCGTGTCAGCCATCCCGAAGTCAGTGGATGGGCCTTTGATCGTCGTCGGGCCGCAAGCGAAGGTCCGGTCACTTTTGGCGGGGAAGGGGATTGCTGCTCCCGCAGCCGCAGAGACGACTCGCCCCGAAGGGTATCAGATCGCCATGACCGCAAAGGGGGCGATTGTGGCTGTTCTCGGGAATGATGAGCGGGGTGTGTTGTTCGGCGTGGGACGGTTGCTGCGGGAATTGCGGCTGACGCGTGGTAAGGCCGAGCTTCCCGCTGGATTTAATGAAGTCTCTGCACCCGAATCGTCGCTCCGCGGGCATCAGCTTGGTTATCGCCAGAAGACGAATTCGTATGACGCCTGGGATCTTGCGCAATGGGAACAGTATTACCGCGATCTGGCTGTGTTTGGGACCAATGCGATTGAGCTGATTCCACCTCGGTCGGACGATGATGCCGATAGCCCGCTGTTTCCCGAAATGCCGCTGGACATGATGGTCGACATGTCGCGCGTGGCCGACGAATATGGCCTGGATGTCTGGGTCTGGTACCCCGCCATGGACAAGGACTATGCCGATCCCGCCACGGTCGAATTTGCACTTCGCGAGTGGGAGCAAGTTTACAAGCGTTTGCCGCGAATTGATGTCGTTTTCGTGCCGGGTGGCGACCCCGGGCATACACATCCGACACCCCTGATGGCCCTGTTGGAAAAGCAGGCGGCCTTGCTGCGGAAGTATCATCCGAAGGCTCAGATGTGGATGGCGCCCCAGGGGTTCAATAAGGACTGGGACGATGTCTTTTACGAATTCATGAAGACCGAACCCAAATGGCTCGACGGGATCGTGTTTGGCCCCCAGGTTCGGACTTCATTGGAAAACGTGCGGAAGCTGATTCCTGCGCGGTACCCGATCCGTGGCTATCCCGACATCACGCACAGCATTAACTGCCAGCATCCGGTGCCCGAATGGGATGTGGCCTACGGAGTGACCGAAGCCCGCGAACCGATCAATCCGCGTCCGCTGAGCACTGCCGAGATCTTCCGCTATTATCAGCCCCACACGATCGGGTTCCTGACCTACTCCGAAGGCTGCAATGACGACGTCAATAAGTTCGTCTGGAGCGGGCTCGGCTGGAACAGCAAGACGCCGGTGGTCGAGATTCTGCGACAATACGGTCGTTACTTCATCGCCAGCCCGTTTGCAGAAGACTTTGCGGAAGGGTTGCTGTCGCTCGAACGCAACTGGGTGGGGCCGCTGCTCGCGAACGGTGGGGTCGAAACGACGCTGCAGAAGTTCCGAATGATGGAGCTTACAGGTGGTCCCAGACTGTTGTGGAACTGGCGATTCCAGCAGGCCCTGTATCGTGCTTACTATGATGCCTGGCTGCGTGATCGGCTCATCGCCGAGACAGCACAGCGCAGCGCCGCGGCGGATGTATTGCGCCGATCGGTTGGTGTCGGAGTCTTGCCGGCGAAATCACTGGTTGCTCTTCAAAATCCCACCACGTTGGTCTCGCTGAATCAGGCGGAATCCATTCTTGATCAAGCGGATTTGCAGGTCGCGTCTCCTGCGCGCCGCAAGCGACTCGATGAATTGGCGGAAGCGTTGTTTCAGAGCACCCACATGCAGCTCAACAGCAAGCTTCATAAGGGTGAGCACGGTCGCGGGACGATGCACGATTCGATTGATTTTCCGCTCAATGACCGTCATTGGCTGAAGAATGAATTTGCGAAAATCCGCCGCCTTGAGAAGGAAGAAGAACGCCGCGCGGCGATTCTGGCCGTGCTGGATCGAACGGATCCGGGACCGGGTGGATTCTATGACGATTTGGGTGATCCGAATCGTCAGCCGCATCTTGTTCGCAGCTCTGTTCCGTTCGTGGAAAATCCCGATTTCCGCCGCTCGGCTTATACGAGCTTCGACTACAAGTCGGATCGTCCCCGCGAGTGGTGGACGAATGTGCTGAGCATGTACGACGCCTCGTTCGAGATGCAATACGACGGTCTTGATCCGAATGCCCGCTACAAAGTGCGCGTGGTCTACTCATCGGAACCAGCACGGAAGGTGAAAGTGCGACTGGATGCCGAGGGTGAGCAGGTGCACGACTACATGGTCAAACCGGACGAGATGCAGCCGCTCGATTTCGATATTCCCGCCAAGGCAACCGCCGACGGGAAGTTGACGATCCGTTGGACGCGCGAGCAGGGGTATGGCGGAAACGGACGCGGCTGTCAGGTCGCAGAGGTCTGGTTGCTGCGTAAGCCGTGACCATGATGGTTTGGGCGAGCGGCAGCCAGTTTGAATTCGGGCTGGCTGCCGCTACGCGGGTGCGCCGCGGCCAGACCGGGGCTTCTGAATACCCTGTTTTTGCTTGTTTTCCTCTCGTTCCCAAGCTCCCGCTTGGGAACGCTCAGCGCCTCCTACACCCAGAAGTGTGCTCAAGCCGCCTTCCCGCTCAGCAGAAATCGAAATCGCGAGAGACGTTCCCAAGCGGGAGTTATGGGAACGAGTGGAGTTATGGGAACGAGGAGGCGAAGGGTAACGAGTCATGACGAGTCCGCACCGATTTCAACACGTCGTGAAGTCCATCGACGAGCTGACGGAACTGATTGGTGTTCCGAGCGAACTGGCTCTGAAGAAGCAGTTGTCTGAGCTCGATGAACACATGAAGTCGTTCATCGCCAGGTCGCCGTTCCTGCTGATTGGCACTTTCGGCCGCGAAGGTGCGTGCGATGTTTCGCCGCGTGGTGATCCGCCGGGTTTGGTGAAGGTGTTGGACTCGAAGACGTTGGTGATCCCGGATCGCCGAGGAAATCGTCGCGTCGACAGCCTGCGGAACATCGTCGAAATCGGACGGATTGGCCTGTTGTTTCTGATTCCCGGCGTCGGTGAAACCTTGCGCGTCAACGGTCGGGCGACGCTGATTCGGGATGAAGATGTTCTGGTCACGTTAGCGGCCGGGGGCACACCGCCGCTGCTGGGGATTGCGGTGGAAGTGGAAGAGTGCTTCCTGCAGTGTGCGAAGGCGATTATCCGTTCGAAGCTGTGGAGTCACGAAGGTGGCCAACCTGATTCCACG from the Schlesneria paludicola DSM 18645 genome contains:
- a CDS encoding sigma 54-interacting transcriptional regulator, translated to MAIRWILASLAGMIVGYCVLAMVFVVTAPDLRMRFLLVNVPENKTGIVIEQTTGLMVRGGKPTPVAHDVLLSIKGHPINTSLDFMREESALRSGDYDLGVERWSLNGFESPGHVPIEFLQKSTGQIQKTDVKVQSVPIREVSLTLVWFLLELLIFSVSAVAFWNRPFDDAARLFFAMCTVTLAAFVGGFHWWTLGSNFWLNLPFVICGVLLPAVILHFFLVYPRPKPPLTLWPRSVIAAIYAIPVMTIVAFFIVDGFLWLLMESSGNNADVKLALLTWLRAGIYSYICLAALYFVVALVALTHSWLTTRNPIERNQVRWILRAGCAASVFIGYSMYLAFFDRENFVLGGGRWPMFLASLVFMVAYAVGIVRYKLMLVDQIVNRGMSYYVLSYGATGTVAFLIASGTLAVRKPHALEQQTWVIAGIMMLAVILLIWLRDSWQMFVDRRFFREKYRLDKTLQRMNQAVGRLADVDFLTERMLSSCQDVLQPELAAIYLRDARSTNFRLAGATGDSAGMPLQFTAPDEFCEALQSDPTLQRVTSGSRDSLTPIQSLLRQVKGDLIHALETNGEITGVVVLGGKQSGLMYSAEDLTFLTALGQITGIALHSANVHQNLKHLNEELRSKVDQISQQRQQIAMLQAELTTNRVDTPSIPVVEFRREAIIGRGSAISRVLDMVRKVAPSESSVLVRGESGTGKELLAKAIHENSPRRNGPLVSVHCAALSSGLLESELFGHVKGSFTGAHSDKQGRFELAHGGTLFLDEIGDISAETQVKLLRVLQQREFEPVGGSHTIQVDVRLIAATHQNLERLIAEGKFREDLYYRLNVISVVLPPLRERPEDILDLSVSFLKSASTRDGKRIARFDDEALNALMRYSWPGNVRELQNVIERAVVLAESDTVELTDLPFDIQNATGSLQPSHRQEPFRRLNDLDAVPVTVWNDDDPDAERQLLLDALHQCGGNKTKAAKRLGLPRSTYFSKLKKHGITDDEPNDPPRFGRIPR
- a CDS encoding pyridoxamine 5'-phosphate oxidase family protein, with amino-acid sequence MTSPHRFQHVVKSIDELTELIGVPSELALKKQLSELDEHMKSFIARSPFLLIGTFGREGACDVSPRGDPPGLVKVLDSKTLVIPDRRGNRRVDSLRNIVEIGRIGLLFLIPGVGETLRVNGRATLIRDEDVLVTLAAGGTPPLLGIAVEVEECFLQCAKAIIRSKLWSHEGGQPDSTLPSFAEILLDQVKIEGETVESLRQRIENSYRNQLY